One region of Vigna angularis cultivar LongXiaoDou No.4 chromosome 10, ASM1680809v1, whole genome shotgun sequence genomic DNA includes:
- the LOC108336037 gene encoding vesicle-associated protein 1-2 isoform X2 produces MSTGDLLSIEPLELKFIFELKKQISCSLQLSNKTDSYVAFKVKTTNPKKYCVRPNTGIVLPRSTCDVIVTMQAQKEAPADMQCKDKFLLQSVRVEDGIAAKDITAEMFNKEAGHVVEECKLRVLYVSPPQPPSPVPEGSEEGSSPRGSVSDNGNISGADSAAVTRAFAERHDGPEKSVEAKALISRLTEEKNNAIQQNNKLRQELEGLHLNIEAHVRTC; encoded by the exons ATGAGCACCGGCGACCTTCTCAGCATCGAACCTCTTGAACTGAAGTTCATAT TTGAGCTCAAGAAGCAGATCTCGTGTTCTCTTCAATTGTCAAATAAGACCGATAGCTATGTAGCATTCAAG GTGAAAACGACCAATCCAAAGAAATACTGTGTTCGTCCAAACACTGGAATTGTCTTGCCACGATCTACATGCGATGTTATCG ttaccATGCAAGCGCAAAAGGAAGCTCCGGCTGACATGCAATGCAAGGATAAGTTTCTTCTTCAAAGCGTAAGAGTAGAGGATGGAATCGCCGCAAAGGATATCACTGCAGAAATG TTCAACAAGGAAGCGGGGCACGTGGTTGAGGAGTGCAAATTGAGAGTGTTGTATGTCTCTCCGCCTCAACCTCCGTCTCCAGTCCCGGAAGGTTCCGAGGAAGGATCATCACCTAGAGGTTCTGTTTCCGACAATGGAAATATCAGTGGTGCTGACTCCGCTGCA GTAACAAGAGCATTTGCTGAACGACATGATGGTCCAGAAAAGTCTGTAGAG GCAAAAGCTCTTATCTCAAGGCTGACTGAAGAAAAGAATAATGCTATCCAACAAAATAACAAGCTTCGTCAGGAACTG GAGGGTCTTCACTTGAATATAGAGGCCCATGTTAG